CGATCGGGCATAGTGGACGATTCCATAAAGGGCATCGCCATCAACGCGGTGTAATCATAGTTTGCTAAGAATTTGGGTAGACTTTGCGCATACCACTGCTCAGCCTGAGGATCCATAACGGGCTGGGCGTAGAGATTACGGGCGGTCATTTGCGTTGCGGAGGCAAACTGATTTTTCTGCACTTCGGTGGCCAGTTGGTGGGTGAAGTTAATAAGAAAATCGATTTTTTTGTCTGTCCACTTGCGCAATAACTCAGGATTTGCGCGAATTTTATCCACATCGCCCGGCAATCCCCACGCTTGGTATTGCGCTAAGGCGGCGGGGCGAGTGTCTTCGTCGTCGCTCAGCACGGCATCGTCATGAAATAAAATGCCCTGAAACGGGGTGTAGCGAGAAAGATCGTGGTAGAGCTGAGTGACGGCCGCCCGCACATCGGGTTCAAAAGGGCTGAGGCGTGGGTAGGGAAATGTGCTGGGCTGCGCGCCGCTGTGGGTTGAGGTGATCCACATATCCGCCGCTGGATTATCTTTGGGCAGAGCGATGCTAAGCACGGGCATCCAAGCGAACACTTTTACGCCGGTGCGCGTTTGTAGTTGCCATGAGACACGGCTGAAAAGATCGGCGCGCATTGGTAATACGCTGTTAGGAAAATAAACTTCTTTTACTAGGCCGCTGCCGTCGGGATCGGCAAAGGCCTGTAAGTAAATGGTGGTCGGGGCGAGATCTTTAATGCGATCTAACAGGCAGGATAGATTCTTATCTTGCTGCTGAGGATCGGCGTCATAAACGTAATCTAAATCGACCTGAACCACGCGTTCAACCGGATAGATATCGCCACTGTAGCTGGCTGGTGCTCTGAGTTCCTGCTTGAGCACGCTGGTCGTAGTATCGTAGCCGATCAGAATTCGGGTGATTTTTGACAGCGGCTGCGAGGGCGGATTCGAACCGGAATCCAGCGTCAGCATGATAGGCATGCCGAGCTGGCGGGCTATATCCTGAACGGGCTGATGGTATGCGCCATAAGGCCAAACCATGATGCGCGGGGCGTGGCCGGTATACTGCTGAATGAGCCGTGAGCTATGGGCCAAATCCTCTTTGACTCTGATTTGATATTCAGCCTCGGTTTCATAACGTTTCTGATCCGCCAAATACTGTAATGCGGCAGCCGCGGGAAATTCGCTTCCCTGTGGATTTGCTAACATTCCGTGGTGCAGGTTGTGGGTATGAGAAGCGAATTCAACTAAGCCAGAACGCTGCATTTCGGCAACTTCACGCCAATTAAGGAAATAATCACCGGGTAATTCTACCGTGGCGCTAATTTTTATTTTTTCATTCGCTGGGTGATTGACCCAATCAGTGATCAGCGCCTGCACTGCTGGATATCTATAGGCTTTGAGTAGGGGGAACACGCGGGTATAGAAACTGCGATATCCATCGTCGAAGCTCAGCAGCACCGAACGCGGCGGCAGCTTTTTGCCACCTTGGCGGGCAGCAATGATTTGATCGACCGATACCATGTGGTAGCCATTTTCCTTCAGCCAAGCAAACAGCGAGGCTAGCGTTTTAGTATCAATGGCGGTGGCATCTGGATAAGTGGCAAAGCTGGCACGCAGATCGTCGCGTACATCGTGGAATGCCAATACGCGAAAAGTCAGGCCATCGTCGGGATCGGCCGGAGGTTGAATATCAATAGCCGGTAACGGCTGCCCGGCAGCGAATGCCCCTTGAAGCAACAGTAGGCTGAAAGCAAAAATTAAGATTGAACGAAAAATAGACGTCATAGCGTGCTTCCTAGAGGCAAAGTCAGTGACAGATAAAAGAGAGTCCGGTTTTCGCGTGATTCATCGTAGCGATGGCTATTCAGTCCAATACCGTAAATTAATTCTGAGTGGGCACTCAGCGCCCACTGGTGCTCGAATCTCAGTTCAGCAAAGAGGCTTGAGCCAAAATGGCGCTGTTGGTATTCGCCAGCGGTGAGATAGGTTCGCTGGGTGAAGTGACGCCGCGCTGATTGCCATGGTGTCCACTGATGCAGCAGGGTGACACCTGCCGAATAGTCGCGTTCAGGGCTGAAATATTCCGCATCGGGTAAGCTATTGCTGCTGGTGGAAAGCGACAGCGTGGCATCAAGCTGCTGGCGTGGGCGTGTCCATAACAGTTTTGTGGCTGAGGCCTGCCACGTTTGGCTAAGGTTTCCATCGCTCAGCCGTTGATTTTGATAGGCCAGCTCAGTGGAGGCGGTGCTGTCGGTTTGATAGCGCAGCGCGGCACTGGCTTGCTTAGCGCTTATGCCGCTGTCGTAGGCCTTCCAAGCAAGCTCGTTGCTGCTGTTATCGTAGCCTAGGTCGAACTGCCAATGGTCTGAAGGAAGATAGCTAACCTGCGCCGCTAAGCCTGTTTTCGCCGCATTGCCATTGCTGCGGTTGATTTCCATCGAACCGAGCCACTCAACG
This is a stretch of genomic DNA from Hafnia alvei. It encodes these proteins:
- the pgaB gene encoding poly-beta-1,6-N-acetyl-D-glucosamine N-deacetylase PgaB, producing MTSIFRSILIFAFSLLLLQGAFAAGQPLPAIDIQPPADPDDGLTFRVLAFHDVRDDLRASFATYPDATAIDTKTLASLFAWLKENGYHMVSVDQIIAARQGGKKLPPRSVLLSFDDGYRSFYTRVFPLLKAYRYPAVQALITDWVNHPANEKIKISATVELPGDYFLNWREVAEMQRSGLVEFASHTHNLHHGMLANPQGSEFPAAAALQYLADQKRYETEAEYQIRVKEDLAHSSRLIQQYTGHAPRIMVWPYGAYHQPVQDIARQLGMPIMLTLDSGSNPPSQPLSKITRILIGYDTTTSVLKQELRAPASYSGDIYPVERVVQVDLDYVYDADPQQQDKNLSCLLDRIKDLAPTTIYLQAFADPDGSGLVKEVYFPNSVLPMRADLFSRVSWQLQTRTGVKVFAWMPVLSIALPKDNPAADMWITSTHSGAQPSTFPYPRLSPFEPDVRAAVTQLYHDLSRYTPFQGILFHDDAVLSDDEDTRPAALAQYQAWGLPGDVDKIRANPELLRKWTDKKIDFLINFTHQLATEVQKNQFASATQMTARNLYAQPVMDPQAEQWYAQSLPKFLANYDYTALMAMPFMESSTMPDRWLTDLYEKVAAQPLGIQKTIFELQSYDWEKKRPVDNDVLLHQLTLLRALGARHLGYYPDDFINNQPDSEVIRPLMSAQSNVIERKPLPKCDNRMVREKPKQWSTQQ